The Chitinophaga flava genome has a segment encoding these proteins:
- a CDS encoding integrase catalytic domain-containing protein: MEPLLQPIQPSITWSMDFMHNTVDESITFRSFNIIDDCSKVALNITINTSLTSKRVIKQLDQLIACRGQPLKIRVDNGLEFVAKDACQLIKQSWH, encoded by the coding sequence ATGGAGCCTTTACTCCAGCCAATACAACCGAGCATAACCTGGTCTATGGATTTTATGCATAATACAGTCGACGAAAGTATCACATTTAGATCATTCAATATTATCGATGATTGCAGCAAGGTGGCATTGAACATCACAATTAATACTAGTCTAACCAGTAAACGGGTAATCAAACAACTGGACCAACTGATTGCATGCCGCGGACAACCGTTAAAGATCAGAGTAGATAATGGGCTTGAATTTGTAGCGAAGGACGCTTGCCAACTGATTAAACAATCGTGGCATTGA
- a CDS encoding alpha/beta hydrolase family protein, whose product MKKYTILIITFISLHLELKSQKPPLDLYAYKTWPQVEGGSISSNGEYVSYKITNQPIGQSTTTLVSTGKKWEIKFQNLSTESFSDDSKIFTGKRGDTLIIFHLDNQKEEKITTVGPYSLIPFENTNILIYKEKNNNLIIKSLNSKINHKITSVIAYYLSPDKKSIILKQSTPENANSETVSYLNLANFRTQDIYKGIGAEMFIFDQTMSKIAFFVREKQKRSIWLFSINSNTTKQLLPPINNEIDTTLLIEPGPWRFSPDSKLILFNLAERNRPSTLPSNPEIWNYRDLYLSSLFKGAFGPIPNFRPLTYLSAINVEDCIIRKLQNKGENLDPFSFRTDDLNYFIYTSNIEFDLNSLEHKRFSFGICNIKTGKKTIIDNQCTKPVLRFTFSPDQKHVIYYKVSTHNFYSYNIQTNQELCINKDIPILFLDKRGASSAAPERDPSEVVGWLDHGVKALISDSYDIWALDVTGDSHPINITNGIGKKNNITFYPMENSMQNTPRQNPDYQSGQNIILKAFNNNNKKFGFYQLSLKHPFNLIELSMDDVAIRTIMHKYNFISPGDLIESKRRNGYLMRRESCEKAPNYYYSKDLKTFKPLSNLQPQAVYNWIKSELYTYTDSLGNKYQGVLYKPENFDSSKNYPLIINYYEQFSHELNTFHQVELGGGTIDLAYMVSQGYLIFKPDMQYFPIKPGEGLVNTINSAIEYLSRFTWVNRNKIALIGESFGGWETNYIITHIKKPLAAAVSGAGISDIVSLAFTPNTNGNDMFPYVRYGPIKLEKSFAESPELYIENSPLFYAKNVNTPLLMWHNPEDKNVAIYQSLAFFIQLRNLGKPVWLLSYKGEGHGFMNPDNCLDYKVKLKSFLDYHLRDSSEPGWMKQYIKPTD is encoded by the coding sequence ATGAAAAAATACACGATTTTAATCATAACATTCATCTCACTCCATTTGGAACTAAAATCACAAAAGCCCCCATTGGATTTATATGCTTATAAAACCTGGCCTCAAGTTGAGGGGGGATCCATTTCCAGCAATGGGGAATATGTCTCTTATAAAATAACAAATCAACCAATAGGTCAAAGCACAACAACTCTAGTATCAACAGGAAAAAAATGGGAAATTAAATTTCAAAACTTAAGTACCGAAAGTTTTTCAGATGACAGCAAAATATTTACGGGTAAACGAGGCGACACACTCATAATTTTTCATTTAGACAACCAAAAAGAAGAAAAAATAACAACTGTAGGACCCTATAGTTTGATTCCTTTCGAAAACACAAATATTTTGATATATAAAGAAAAAAACAACAACTTAATTATTAAAAGTTTAAATAGTAAAATTAATCATAAAATCACATCTGTTATCGCCTACTACTTAAGTCCGGATAAAAAGTCGATTATTCTAAAACAAAGCACTCCGGAAAATGCTAACTCAGAAACAGTCAGCTACCTTAATTTGGCGAATTTTAGGACTCAGGATATATATAAAGGTATTGGTGCAGAAATGTTTATTTTTGACCAAACCATGTCGAAGATAGCCTTCTTCGTGCGAGAAAAACAAAAAAGGTCTATTTGGCTCTTTTCAATCAATAGCAATACCACCAAACAATTACTCCCCCCCATCAACAATGAGATTGACACGACTTTGTTAATAGAGCCTGGCCCTTGGAGATTCAGCCCTGATAGTAAACTAATTTTGTTTAACCTGGCAGAACGTAATAGACCCTCCACTTTACCAAGCAACCCAGAGATATGGAACTATAGGGATTTATATTTATCCAGCTTATTTAAAGGGGCATTTGGACCGATCCCTAACTTTAGGCCACTAACTTACTTATCAGCCATTAATGTTGAAGACTGTATTATAAGAAAGCTTCAAAATAAAGGAGAAAATCTTGACCCCTTTAGCTTCAGAACAGATGATTTAAACTACTTCATTTATACATCTAATATAGAATTTGATTTGAATTCACTAGAACACAAAAGATTTAGTTTTGGAATCTGTAATATTAAAACCGGTAAAAAAACAATTATAGACAATCAATGTACAAAACCTGTATTAAGATTTACTTTTTCTCCAGATCAAAAACATGTAATATACTACAAAGTATCAACCCACAACTTTTATTCTTATAATATACAAACCAATCAGGAACTATGCATTAATAAAGACATCCCGATTCTCTTCCTCGATAAAAGAGGCGCAAGTTCTGCCGCTCCTGAAAGAGACCCATCGGAAGTTGTTGGCTGGTTAGATCATGGTGTAAAAGCACTAATTAGTGATTCGTATGACATATGGGCACTAGATGTTACTGGAGATAGTCATCCCATAAACATAACAAATGGAATTGGGAAAAAGAATAATATAACCTTTTACCCAATGGAAAACTCCATGCAAAACACCCCTAGGCAGAATCCCGATTATCAAAGTGGTCAAAACATTATTTTAAAGGCGTTCAATAACAATAACAAAAAATTTGGATTCTATCAACTATCATTAAAACATCCATTTAATCTAATCGAGCTTTCGATGGACGATGTTGCCATAAGAACAATAATGCATAAATACAATTTTATAAGTCCAGGAGATTTAATAGAATCAAAGAGGAGAAATGGTTATTTAATGAGAAGAGAATCATGCGAAAAAGCCCCGAACTATTATTATAGTAAAGACCTAAAGACATTTAAACCATTATCAAATTTACAGCCACAAGCAGTTTACAATTGGATAAAATCAGAACTGTATACCTATACGGACAGCCTTGGGAACAAATACCAAGGCGTATTATATAAACCTGAAAATTTCGATTCCTCGAAAAACTATCCTCTCATCATTAATTATTATGAGCAATTCAGTCACGAATTAAATACGTTCCACCAAGTCGAGCTGGGAGGGGGAACAATTGACCTAGCTTATATGGTAAGTCAGGGATACCTAATATTTAAACCAGATATGCAATACTTCCCAATAAAACCTGGAGAAGGTCTTGTAAACACAATTAACTCAGCAATTGAATACTTATCCCGATTTACATGGGTAAATCGGAATAAAATTGCGCTAATAGGAGAAAGTTTTGGAGGATGGGAAACAAATTATATAATCACACACATAAAAAAACCGTTAGCAGCAGCTGTTTCTGGAGCAGGAATCAGTGATATTGTATCGCTTGCCTTTACCCCAAACACTAATGGGAATGATATGTTTCCTTATGTTCGGTATGGTCCAATTAAACTAGAAAAATCATTTGCAGAAAGCCCTGAATTATATATTGAAAACTCTCCGCTTTTTTATGCCAAAAACGTAAACACACCTCTATTAATGTGGCATAACCCAGAGGACAAAAATGTCGCTATTTATCAATCGCTAGCATTTTTCATTCAACTACGAAATCTTGGCAAGCCAGTTTGGCTACTTTCTTATAAAGGGGAAGGGCATGGTTTCATGAATCCTGACAATTGTCTTGACTACAAAGTAAAACTTAAATCATTTTTAGATTATCATTTAAGAGACTCATCAGAGCCAGGCTGGATGAAACAATATATAAAACCAACAGATTGA
- a CDS encoding thioredoxin family protein — protein sequence MKACILFLTYLLVATNTNSQNYSVIKFLDGLNFNELTNIARKEKKSIFMEVSSPPCDACGKMDQSVYSNDSVAKYMNAHFTSIKIQIIPTNDSTYKQSQLMNKIKEELKITASPLFLFWDTAGNLTHWTKGYLSTDQLIKNGKIALDHNDNFTGRLNSVKNNSLKEKELLQFAVDLTIFRNDSLAYWVAKKYKDSYLEKRDFKTILTADILPVFQNFSRLYTINDSLTKYIYQNKRETDSALKFPSFTDRILEAYIKRDMITPELNSIRQPTKPDWDKIEYKISKQWDSRIAHRTVLDSKINWYKKNNYWNEAAKYQIEKTQKSGFTIFDNNIFWETFVLHCDDPNLLQQAGKCMKEDTDRNPNNYDQLDTYASILYKSGEKKLAIATEQKALTMAEKSNDQEAKKTFLIRLKKMQKEDPSWLE from the coding sequence ATGAAAGCATGCATATTATTCTTAACATATCTCCTGGTTGCAACCAATACAAACTCCCAGAATTACAGCGTCATTAAATTTTTAGATGGTTTAAATTTTAATGAACTAACAAACATTGCCCGAAAAGAAAAAAAATCAATATTCATGGAAGTATCTTCTCCTCCCTGCGATGCGTGCGGAAAAATGGATCAATCAGTTTATTCAAATGACTCAGTTGCAAAGTACATGAATGCTCATTTTACTTCCATTAAAATTCAAATCATTCCAACCAATGACTCTACTTATAAGCAATCACAACTCATGAATAAAATAAAAGAAGAGTTAAAAATTACAGCTTCTCCTTTGTTCTTATTCTGGGATACAGCAGGAAACCTGACACACTGGACTAAAGGATATTTATCAACTGATCAACTTATTAAGAATGGTAAAATCGCTCTAGATCATAACGATAATTTCACAGGAAGATTAAATAGCGTAAAAAACAACTCTTTAAAAGAGAAAGAACTGTTACAATTCGCTGTTGATCTAACTATCTTTAGAAATGATTCTTTAGCATATTGGGTGGCGAAAAAGTATAAGGATAGTTACCTTGAGAAACGAGACTTTAAAACGATACTTACTGCTGATATCTTACCTGTATTCCAAAATTTCTCGAGGCTATATACAATAAATGATTCTTTAACAAAGTATATATATCAAAATAAGAGAGAAACTGATTCTGCACTGAAATTTCCTTCATTTACAGACAGAATACTTGAAGCCTATATTAAAAGAGATATGATTACCCCCGAACTAAACTCCATCCGCCAACCGACAAAACCAGACTGGGATAAAATAGAGTACAAAATATCAAAACAATGGGATTCTCGAATAGCACATCGTACTGTTTTAGACTCCAAGATAAACTGGTACAAAAAAAACAATTACTGGAATGAGGCTGCAAAATATCAAATTGAAAAGACTCAGAAATCAGGATTTACAATTTTCGATAATAATATATTCTGGGAAACATTTGTTCTCCATTGCGATGATCCCAATCTATTACAGCAAGCAGGGAAATGCATGAAAGAAGATACAGATCGCAATCCAAATAACTATGATCAATTAGACACTTATGCATCGATATTATATAAATCAGGAGAAAAAAAACTTGCAATAGCAACAGAGCAAAAAGCTTTAACTATGGCAGAAAAAAGTAATGACCAGGAAGCAAAAAAAACGTTCCTAATCAGGCTTAAAAAAATGCAAAAGGAAGATCCTTCATGGTTAGAATGA
- a CDS encoding RagB/SusD family nutrient uptake outer membrane protein encodes MKRNNHLTYLYLTIGVFSILGLTSCKKFLDVGTSPTSISSENVYQSDYTAAAVLTGLYAQMMNSDFNAGGITSISLLTELSADNLVLYDLTNLSYLAYYRNILDANNTNTKLFGNGDYFSNFYPRLYTINAAIEGLTKSTALTSTVKTRLLGEAFFLRALYYFYLVNLIGDTPLALTTPYQINSTLERSPVNTVYNQIASDLQQAISQLNENYIDGSILNTTTERVRPNKFAALALLARVELFRKNYSAAESAATTVINANNLYKILPLNEVFLKNSKETIWALQPVKTGYNTNEANVFLMPKGPDNNLKLFYASPLLINSFEVGDLRKSNWIGITIIGNITYPYIAKYKADVSTTASVTEYNVVFRLAEQYLIRAEARAEQNNIPGSISDINVIRQRAGLSISTANNINDLRLIISHERRVELFTEWGHRWLDLKRGGNIDTEMQKAELYKGGSWASYKALYPIPNDGILLNNKLVQNPGY; translated from the coding sequence ATGAAACGAAATAATCACTTAACATATCTATACCTTACCATTGGGGTATTTTCTATCTTGGGACTTACAAGTTGTAAAAAATTTTTAGACGTCGGGACTTCCCCGACAAGCATCAGCAGCGAAAATGTATATCAGTCAGATTATACAGCAGCAGCAGTATTAACAGGATTATATGCCCAAATGATGAACTCTGACTTCAACGCCGGAGGAATAACATCAATTTCACTACTTACAGAGTTATCTGCAGACAATCTTGTTTTATATGATCTTACTAACTTGAGTTACTTGGCCTATTATAGAAACATTTTAGATGCGAATAACACAAACACAAAATTATTTGGGAATGGAGATTATTTCAGTAATTTCTACCCGAGACTATATACAATTAACGCAGCAATTGAGGGGCTAACAAAATCTACGGCCCTCACTTCAACTGTAAAAACAAGGTTATTGGGTGAAGCATTTTTTCTACGAGCTCTTTATTATTTCTATCTGGTAAATCTAATCGGAGACACTCCATTAGCACTGACTACCCCCTACCAGATTAATAGTACTTTGGAACGCAGCCCTGTAAATACGGTATACAACCAAATAGCATCAGATCTACAGCAAGCAATATCCCAACTAAACGAAAACTATATTGACGGTAGTATCCTCAATACAACAACAGAGCGAGTACGGCCAAATAAATTTGCCGCCCTCGCTTTATTAGCCCGCGTCGAGCTGTTCAGGAAAAATTATTCTGCAGCTGAATCTGCGGCCACTACAGTAATTAACGCAAACAATTTGTACAAAATTTTACCCTTAAATGAAGTATTCTTAAAAAACAGCAAAGAGACCATATGGGCCCTTCAACCCGTAAAGACTGGGTATAACACTAACGAGGCCAATGTATTTTTAATGCCTAAAGGTCCTGACAATAACCTAAAATTATTTTACGCCTCCCCTCTCCTAATAAATAGCTTCGAAGTAGGAGACCTAAGAAAATCTAATTGGATTGGTATCACAATAATAGGGAACATTACTTACCCATATATCGCTAAATACAAAGCAGATGTCAGTACCACAGCAAGTGTAACAGAATACAATGTGGTATTTCGCTTAGCTGAACAGTATTTAATAAGAGCAGAGGCGCGAGCAGAACAAAATAATATTCCTGGGTCAATTTCTGACATAAACGTAATACGGCAAAGAGCCGGGCTTTCAATTTCAACAGCCAATAACATCAATGACCTGAGATTGATTATCTCACATGAAAGAAGAGTAGAACTATTCACAGAATGGGGCCATCGTTGGTTAGATCTTAAGAGAGGAGGGAATATTGATACTGAAATGCAAAAAGCAGAACTGTACAAAGGAGGAAGCTGGGCATCTTACAAAGCACTATATCCTATACCCAATGATGGAATCCTACTAAACAATAAACTAGTGCAAAATCCAGGGTACTAG
- a CDS encoding SusC/RagA family TonB-linked outer membrane protein → MKIIALLFLFNFQVAASVYSQRISLTASNTPLRDVLQSIRKQSGYSFFVESDNLRDSKPVNLDLTEASITAALEKVFENQPFSYTIENKVIVVTRKRDNLSAADFLTFNNGGPDSLKVVHIQGKVKDDKGQPLVGVSIRVKGGSVGTVTNADGNYILKTNAAATLIFSYIGYLTKEIKASQGDIDVVLQQLNTSLDQVQVIAYGTTTKRTSTGSIATVTAETIERQPVLNPLLALEGRVAGLFIQQKNGIPGSSPIVSIQGTNSLQKGTAPFYVVDGVPYSAQSLSPNLSFVLAGGASPLSYINPNDIESITVLKDADATAIYGSRAANGAILITTKKGKSGMARVNFDLQTGWSKAPRRLHLMDTKDYIALRLEGKKNDNSPITATDYDINGTWDSTRNTDWQKELIGKTAGFTNLQVSCSGGSPNTQFLVGGGYAKETTVFPGDLNNSKANAHININHYNKKLKLNIAATYLQDNTTLPLVDLMSTSLSLPPNAPALYNGDGTLNWAPIANTNMYSFSGVYLNPLAFLLRKYKGSSNNLIGNADITYSLLPGLEVKSTFGYNYLQTNETSITPQASFSPNLMTVNLRNAKNADKSISSWISEPQISYRKDFAFGNFAILAGSSFQQVKSYALAITGTGFANDAQLGNLQSAPVLSIPTLLQSTYRYNAIFSRINYNYHNKYLLTLAGRRDGSSRFGPANRFANFYSIAGAWVFTDENFIKNTLNFLSFGKLRLSYGTTGNDQIGDYQYLTLYNNIPTNIPYQQTVGIQPSGHSNPNLQWELTKKANIGIDLGILNNRIILNANYYRNRSNNQLIYYPLGYLTGFASINRNVNATIQNSGTELQIEASLIKTSKIQWNTNLNFTINRNKLLRFDDLKNTTLANLYVVGQPINIQKVYPFVGVNNQTGLYEYLTIDGKKTSAPNLATDRTKLVDINPKYYGGFTNEISVKRFTINIFFQFVKQTGISSKMTLTGTVPGQMANIPTIIDNNRWKSPGDNAIYQKASTTADSYTAYNALFSSEAQYADASFIRLKNASITYELDPKWLQTIKISSMRLFIQGQNLFTITNYFGIDPESQNINSIPPLRTITIGAHIDL, encoded by the coding sequence ATGAAAATAATCGCATTACTGTTTTTATTCAACTTCCAGGTGGCCGCCAGCGTATACTCCCAGCGGATATCCCTTACCGCCAGCAATACACCGCTCCGGGATGTATTACAGTCCATCCGCAAACAAAGCGGTTACTCCTTCTTCGTAGAATCGGATAACCTCCGCGACTCCAAGCCGGTCAACCTCGACCTCACGGAAGCTTCCATCACCGCTGCCCTCGAAAAAGTCTTCGAGAACCAGCCCTTCTCCTATACTATAGAGAATAAAGTTATTGTTGTCACCCGTAAACGTGATAACCTCTCTGCCGCTGATTTCCTCACCTTCAACAACGGTGGACCAGACTCACTAAAGGTAGTCCATATACAAGGCAAGGTTAAGGATGATAAAGGACAACCATTAGTAGGCGTTAGTATCAGGGTGAAAGGCGGCAGCGTGGGCACCGTGACCAATGCAGACGGTAACTACATTCTCAAAACCAATGCGGCAGCGACTCTGATATTTAGTTATATCGGTTATCTGACGAAGGAGATCAAAGCTTCTCAGGGAGATATTGATGTGGTTTTACAACAGCTGAATACATCATTGGACCAGGTGCAGGTAATTGCGTATGGAACGACGACAAAGAGGACGAGTACAGGGAGTATTGCTACTGTAACAGCGGAGACGATTGAGAGGCAGCCAGTATTGAATCCATTGCTTGCACTTGAAGGTAGAGTAGCTGGGCTCTTCATTCAACAGAAGAATGGAATCCCAGGATCAAGTCCAATTGTTAGTATTCAAGGTACTAATAGCCTGCAAAAAGGTACCGCTCCATTCTATGTAGTAGATGGAGTGCCATATAGTGCTCAAAGCTTATCTCCTAATCTGTCGTTTGTATTAGCAGGTGGTGCCAGTCCGTTAAGTTACATTAATCCCAATGACATAGAAAGTATTACTGTACTAAAAGATGCCGATGCCACCGCGATCTATGGATCAAGAGCTGCCAATGGAGCTATTCTTATTACAACCAAGAAAGGAAAATCAGGTATGGCGAGGGTTAATTTTGACTTACAAACAGGTTGGTCCAAAGCACCGAGAAGATTACATCTAATGGACACAAAAGATTACATAGCACTTCGGCTCGAAGGGAAAAAAAATGATAACTCCCCCATCACTGCGACTGATTATGACATAAATGGCACCTGGGATTCAACAAGGAATACAGATTGGCAAAAAGAATTGATTGGCAAGACTGCGGGATTTACCAATTTACAAGTATCCTGCTCTGGTGGCTCACCCAACACTCAGTTTCTTGTCGGAGGTGGATATGCGAAAGAAACAACAGTATTCCCAGGAGATCTAAATAATAGCAAGGCCAATGCACACATCAACATTAATCATTACAATAAAAAACTCAAACTTAATATCGCTGCAACTTACCTACAGGATAACACCACATTACCACTGGTAGATCTAATGAGCACTTCCCTTTCGCTCCCTCCCAATGCCCCTGCACTTTACAACGGTGATGGAACATTGAATTGGGCTCCCATAGCTAACACAAACATGTATAGTTTCTCAGGAGTTTACCTCAATCCATTAGCATTCCTGCTAAGAAAATATAAAGGAAGTAGTAATAACTTAATTGGAAACGCAGATATCACCTATTCATTGTTACCTGGTCTGGAAGTAAAGAGCACATTTGGATATAACTATCTACAAACAAACGAAACAAGTATAACACCCCAAGCATCATTTAGCCCAAATCTGATGACCGTTAATCTAAGAAACGCAAAGAATGCAGATAAATCAATAAGCAGTTGGATTAGTGAACCACAGATAAGTTATAGGAAGGATTTCGCTTTTGGGAATTTTGCAATTCTAGCTGGTAGCTCATTTCAGCAAGTAAAAAGCTACGCGCTCGCAATCACCGGTACAGGCTTTGCAAATGATGCTCAGCTAGGTAACCTTCAATCAGCCCCGGTTTTGTCAATTCCAACACTATTACAATCTACATATAGGTATAACGCCATTTTTAGCAGAATTAATTACAACTATCACAACAAATACCTGCTTACGCTAGCTGGAAGAAGGGATGGAAGCAGTAGATTTGGCCCGGCTAACCGATTCGCAAACTTTTATTCCATTGCAGGAGCCTGGGTATTCACTGATGAAAATTTTATTAAAAACACCTTAAACTTCTTAAGTTTTGGAAAATTGAGACTCTCTTATGGGACAACTGGAAATGATCAAATTGGAGATTATCAATACTTAACATTATACAATAACATACCAACCAATATACCTTATCAACAAACTGTGGGAATTCAGCCCTCAGGGCATTCAAACCCCAATTTACAATGGGAATTAACAAAGAAAGCAAATATTGGAATTGATCTTGGCATATTAAACAACCGAATCATACTCAATGCTAATTATTACAGAAACAGGTCAAACAATCAATTAATATATTATCCGCTTGGGTATCTTACCGGATTTGCAAGCATAAATCGTAATGTTAACGCTACCATCCAAAATTCTGGTACCGAACTCCAAATCGAAGCTAGCCTAATTAAAACAAGTAAAATACAATGGAACACAAACCTAAATTTCACTATAAACAGAAACAAACTTCTGCGCTTTGACGATCTCAAAAATACAACTCTTGCTAATTTATATGTAGTAGGCCAACCAATTAACATTCAAAAAGTTTATCCGTTTGTAGGAGTTAATAATCAAACCGGACTTTATGAATACTTAACAATTGACGGCAAGAAAACCTCAGCACCGAATTTAGCCACCGACCGAACAAAACTAGTTGATATTAATCCCAAATATTACGGTGGATTCACCAATGAAATAAGTGTAAAAAGGTTTACCATTAACATCTTCTTTCAATTTGTCAAACAAACTGGTATCAGCTCCAAAATGACCTTAACAGGCACAGTACCAGGCCAAATGGCAAATATACCAACCATCATAGACAATAACCGCTGGAAGTCTCCTGGAGACAATGCTATATACCAAAAGGCCTCCACCACAGCCGACAGTTACACTGCATACAACGCGCTATTTAGCAGCGAAGCACAATACGCAGATGCGTCATTTATCAGACTAAAAAACGCGTCAATAACCTATGAATTAGATCCTAAATGGTTGCAAACAATCAAAATAAGCTCAATGAGGCTTTTTATACAAGGACAAAATCTGTTCACAATCACCAACTACTTCGGAATTGACCCGGAAAGCCAGAATATTAACTCAATACCACCACTTCGGACAATTACCATAGGAGCGCATATTGATCTTTAA
- a CDS encoding FecR family protein — MSDQETKDLLDRVERGDCTPEEKALVEDWYLELCRQQEPVAYNVDYSRIKKEIWHKLKIGNGKSPDAWYLMAAAIVFMSVLSYTRYMQQHTRVPVQEKLMAAIRPGSNKATLTLSDGSRINLDEAGDAINAAPGITAQKNKKGSLNYYITTRQPLKLSEDQPVYNTITTPRGGQYQVVLPDGSRVFLNAESSITFPVPFTRSIRRVQLNGEAYFEVAKNRQQPFVVSSQKQNIKVTGTHFNVCCYLNQPDITTLAEGSVEISPLHSSATRPLKPGQQAILTENKFEVKEVDTDDATAWKDGLFVFNGTPIKEVLKQIGRWYDVDFSDSNLPNRRFDAEIPRSLNLLQVIRIIEVSSKLKFRIDGRKVTVQ; from the coding sequence ATGAGCGACCAGGAAACCAAGGATTTATTAGATCGTGTAGAGCGGGGTGATTGCACACCTGAAGAAAAGGCGCTGGTAGAAGACTGGTACCTTGAGCTTTGCCGGCAGCAGGAACCAGTAGCATATAATGTGGATTACTCCCGGATCAAGAAAGAGATCTGGCATAAGCTGAAGATAGGCAATGGTAAATCACCGGACGCCTGGTATCTGATGGCCGCTGCAATTGTTTTTATGTCAGTATTATCCTATACGAGGTACATGCAGCAACATACCCGGGTCCCTGTACAGGAGAAGCTGATGGCCGCAATACGGCCAGGCAGCAACAAAGCTACCCTTACCCTTTCCGATGGAAGCAGGATTAACCTTGATGAAGCAGGAGATGCTATTAATGCCGCTCCAGGCATTACTGCACAAAAGAACAAAAAAGGATCATTGAATTATTATATCACCACCAGGCAACCATTAAAACTATCGGAAGACCAGCCTGTGTACAATACGATTACCACCCCGCGGGGCGGTCAGTACCAGGTGGTCCTTCCAGATGGCAGCAGGGTTTTTCTAAACGCTGAGAGCAGTATCACTTTCCCTGTACCTTTTACAAGGTCTATACGCCGGGTCCAATTAAATGGTGAAGCTTATTTTGAAGTGGCCAAGAATCGTCAGCAACCTTTTGTAGTCTCCAGCCAAAAACAAAACATTAAGGTGACCGGCACACATTTCAATGTATGCTGCTATCTAAACCAGCCTGATATTACTACACTTGCAGAGGGCAGCGTAGAAATATCCCCGCTCCATTCATCCGCGACCCGCCCGCTTAAGCCTGGTCAGCAAGCTATCCTTACAGAGAACAAATTCGAAGTGAAGGAAGTAGACACCGATGATGCGACAGCCTGGAAAGATGGTCTGTTTGTGTTCAACGGAACCCCGATAAAAGAAGTTCTAAAACAGATTGGCAGATGGTATGATGTGGACTTTTCCGACAGCAACCTTCCCAATAGAAGATTCGACGCCGAAATTCCCAGGAGCCTTAACCTCCTGCAAGTAATCAGAATTATTGAAGTGAGCAGTAAACTCAAGTTCAGGATTGACGGAAGGAAGGTCACCGTTCAATAA
- a CDS encoding RNA polymerase sigma factor: MTYTELSDSDLVAGYNKGNVGCFNEIYNRYWAILYRHALRMLHDEYASQDVVQETFHSLIRHGNIQETIPLRLLLYTTIRNRIINDYRRGKVREKYLASLRTHTPVADCTDNQVRERELQRLIETEISRLPERMRLTFELSRKQHFDYKTIAEQTRTSTETVRKQIHNAIRILRTKLSYF; encoded by the coding sequence ATGACGTACACAGAATTAAGTGATAGTGATTTGGTTGCCGGTTATAACAAGGGCAATGTTGGTTGTTTTAATGAGATCTACAATCGTTATTGGGCCATATTATACCGGCATGCGCTACGGATGCTGCACGATGAATATGCTTCTCAGGACGTGGTCCAGGAGACATTTCATTCGCTGATCCGTCATGGGAATATTCAGGAAACGATTCCGCTTCGTCTATTATTATATACGACTATCCGGAACCGGATCATTAATGATTACCGGCGGGGGAAGGTGCGGGAGAAATACCTGGCATCGTTGCGCACACATACGCCGGTAGCTGATTGTACGGACAATCAGGTACGGGAGCGGGAATTGCAGCGGCTTATTGAGACAGAGATATCCAGGTTGCCTGAACGGATGCGACTAACATTTGAATTGAGCCGTAAGCAGCATTTCGATTATAAAACGATTGCGGAGCAAACGCGTACTTCCACAGAGACGGTGCGTAAGCAGATTCATAATGCAATCCGTATTCTTCGTACGAAGCTCAGTTACTTCTAG